One part of the Archaeoglobaceae archaeon genome encodes these proteins:
- the cgi121 gene encoding KEOPS complex subunit Cgi121 gives MKIIFGELKKPVFGDFACFIDSKYVVDLPTVDFAVKKAIKNWNLGNRISKSIAIEILLYYSATRQIDIAKKLAGTKRVVAVVLDESEFSKIDFETKEFIPEFDIELIMDHYQISREELKIVGEQKISLLVRERIALFSALGE, from the coding sequence ATGAAGATTATCTTTGGAGAGTTAAAGAAGCCGGTTTTTGGAGATTTTGCATGTTTTATCGACTCGAAATACGTTGTTGACCTTCCAACTGTTGATTTTGCTGTTAAAAAAGCCATTAAAAACTGGAATCTTGGGAATAGAATTTCTAAATCTATTGCGATAGAAATTCTACTTTACTATTCTGCGACAAGACAAATTGATATTGCAAAAAAGTTAGCTGGGACAAAAAGAGTTGTCGCGGTTGTTTTAGATGAAAGCGAATTTTCGAAAATAGACTTTGAGACAAAAGAGTTTATCCCGGAATTCGATATCGAGCTAATAATGGATCACTACCAGATCTCGAGAGAAGAATTAAAAATCGTGGGGGAACAAAAAATTTCGCTATTAGTTCGGGAAAGAATTGCTCTATTTTCTGCTTTGGGTGAGTAA
- a CDS encoding shikimate kinase, producing MIGKAYAAGTILNALATGIGCAFGIDLKTTAKFKMSSENVLKVNGEERNPAILDKILSTFGIKAQVSIKTNIPEKSGLGSSSAFINAVLCALLKKEGKLLAHKILKLNAELSLKAGISYTGAFDDASASLLGGVVVSDNYKMKLMNWLFTSKKTAVLIPEFKRGNVDWDRIKSEAANLSNALEKLKKLRFREVMVENTRFYCKLIGYPLEIVERLWEEGICCGLSGNGPAFVAIGNNDEISTAKEIWSEYGEVMICKIPKNPAEKVMITPELFV from the coding sequence ATGATTGGAAAGGCGTATGCAGCGGGAACAATTTTAAACGCTCTTGCAACTGGAATCGGTTGTGCTTTTGGGATTGATTTAAAAACAACTGCAAAATTTAAAATGAGCTCAGAAAACGTTCTGAAGGTTAATGGAGAAGAAAGAAATCCCGCGATTCTTGATAAAATTTTGTCAACTTTTGGAATTAAGGCACAGGTAAGTATAAAAACAAACATTCCAGAAAAGAGTGGACTTGGGAGCAGTTCCGCCTTCATAAATGCGGTTTTGTGTGCCCTCCTGAAAAAAGAGGGCAAATTGCTTGCACACAAAATTCTGAAATTGAACGCAGAGTTATCCCTTAAGGCAGGAATAAGCTACACGGGAGCATTTGACGACGCTTCTGCCTCACTTCTGGGTGGTGTGGTTGTTTCAGATAACTACAAAATGAAACTCATGAACTGGCTCTTCACGTCTAAAAAAACTGCTGTTTTAATTCCTGAATTCAAACGTGGGAACGTAGACTGGGACAGAATAAAAAGTGAAGCAGCAAATTTGAGCAACGCTCTTGAAAAACTAAAGAAATTAAGGTTTCGGGAAGTTATGGTTGAGAATACGAGATTTTATTGCAAATTGATTGGATATCCGCTGGAAATTGTCGAAAGGCTCTGGGAGGAAGGTATATGTTGTGGTCTTTCGGGAAATGGTCCAGCTTTTGTAGCAATTGGTAACAATGATGAGATATCAACTGCAAAGGAGATCTGGAGTGAGTATGGAGAAGTCATGATCTGCAAAATACCTAAAAATCCGGCGGAAAAAGTGATGATAACTCCAGAACTCTTTGTTTAG
- a CDS encoding alpha/beta fold hydrolase yields the protein MNLEINSIKATYLKRGKMAVLLCPPHPLMGGSRFDERLQRIASRLSKENISSLSFDYRGYRKGLGEVEDAKNCLSFLRERHERVVVLGYSFGSVVASNVADLCDLAIYISPLPSIDSIEFEDTKKAKFFVIAKRDQFVSFSESLELLSKAREPKDFVILDTDHFYFGKFDILAEKVTDFVLRFFEDKFY from the coding sequence ATGAATCTTGAAATAAATTCAATTAAAGCCACATATCTAAAGCGTGGAAAAATGGCTGTCCTTCTTTGCCCACCACACCCTTTAATGGGTGGTAGTAGATTTGACGAAAGACTCCAAAGAATTGCCAGTAGATTATCAAAGGAAAACATTTCGAGTTTGAGCTTCGACTACAGAGGATATAGAAAAGGTTTGGGAGAAGTAGAAGACGCCAAGAATTGCCTAAGTTTTTTAAGAGAGAGACATGAAAGGGTTGTAGTTCTTGGCTACTCTTTTGGCAGTGTGGTTGCTTCAAACGTCGCTGATCTATGCGATCTTGCTATTTATATCTCCCCATTACCGTCAATAGACTCAATAGAGTTTGAAGATACAAAAAAGGCAAAGTTTTTTGTAATCGCAAAGAGAGATCAATTTGTTTCTTTTTCTGAGAGCCTTGAACTACTTTCCAAGGCAAGAGAACCAAAAGATTTTGTTATTCTTGATACTGACCACTTCTATTTTGGAAAATTTGATATACTTGCAGAAAAAGTTACAGATTTTGTTTTAAGATTTTTTGAAGATAAATTTTACTAA
- a CDS encoding RAD55 family ATPase — MKVYRTGIVPLDVQLEGGIPGGTVLLILEEPGAGGDVFSYHFAVEGAKIGEKVIYISTDDYEKDLKRFLSLYFDKYQDFQILSFREQLQEKDPKGYLRKTVYDFLGKTKNVLCSEKFDRVILNNLMFFFWKYPFEEVISLIEFFSDLSKENESAFILLMTKGILESRQETAVKHYCDGVIELTLKELENEIQRRLKFIKMEGVVTPRIIMRYELTNKGIRMESTIRVL, encoded by the coding sequence ATGAAAGTTTATAGGACGGGAATAGTTCCATTGGATGTTCAACTCGAAGGCGGGATTCCTGGTGGAACAGTCCTTCTAATACTTGAAGAGCCTGGAGCAGGGGGAGATGTTTTTTCTTATCATTTTGCGGTCGAAGGGGCAAAAATTGGGGAAAAAGTAATCTATATCTCGACTGACGACTATGAAAAAGACTTAAAACGGTTTTTAAGTTTATATTTTGATAAATACCAAGATTTTCAGATCCTAAGTTTTAGGGAACAGCTACAGGAAAAGGATCCAAAAGGTTATCTTCGTAAAACCGTTTACGATTTTCTCGGCAAGACAAAAAACGTCTTATGTAGTGAAAAGTTTGATAGAGTTATACTCAACAATTTAATGTTTTTCTTCTGGAAATACCCGTTTGAGGAGGTGATATCGCTGATAGAATTTTTCTCGGATTTATCAAAAGAAAATGAATCTGCCTTCATCCTCCTTATGACAAAGGGTATTCTTGAAAGCAGGCAGGAAACTGCTGTAAAGCACTACTGCGATGGTGTCATAGAGCTCACGCTAAAGGAGCTTGAAAACGAGATACAGAGGAGACTCAAATTTATAAAAATGGAAGGAGTTGTAACACCAAGAATTATAATGAGATACGAGCTAACAAACAAGGGCATCAGAATGGAGTCAACAATAAGAGTTTTATGA
- a CDS encoding minichromosome maintenance protein MCM, which yields MISCPEIWAEFFEKYYYEEINNLAFRIKSGEDKRAIYVNFIRDLSVFQEGRLGEELIEHPDEVLAHAEKGLASSTNIYGVSLEGCKPRFYSLPTTKKILIRDLRSSHVSKFIAIEGIVRKVTEVRPKVVSAAFRCTNCKNIVYSPQDDATLRYPYECRCGSKRFQFLPEKSISVDSQRVKIQEYPENLRGGEQPQSIDVILEGDLTGIINPGDRVIVNGIVRAKPRGIQQKMLTLMDLYIDGNSIEMLQQEYEEFEITEKDKEEIIKLANSDDIYEKVVKTIAPSIYGHEDIKLAIALQLFGGIPKKLPDGTEIRGDVHILLVGDPGVAKSQLLKYVHRIAPRSVYTTGKGTTSAGLTATAVRDEVDGRWTLEAGALVLADKGIALVDEIDKMRKEDRSALHEALEQQTISIAKAGINAILKARCALLAAANPKFGRFDRFTPVAEQIDLSPTLLSRFDLIFIMTDEPGEERDKQLASHILSMHQLGEMLEKFKGSSLREDLKSKIAKIEPAIDPELFRKYIAYAKNIYPVLSEEAKQRIEEFYVSLRSKAKDNSPVPITARQLESIVRLAEASARIRLSDTVTAEDVERVIGVVQRCLAQIAVDPETGAWDIDYAYTGTSKKQRDRIFTIKKIVEELEEFNENGAPEEEIIRKAKEEGIDEAKTREILSKLKMMGETFCPKYGFYRIVRRG from the coding sequence ATGATTAGCTGTCCCGAGATATGGGCCGAGTTTTTTGAAAAATACTACTATGAGGAAATTAACAATCTTGCATTTCGTATAAAGAGTGGAGAAGATAAAAGGGCAATTTACGTAAACTTCATACGAGATCTATCTGTTTTCCAAGAAGGTAGATTGGGTGAGGAACTCATAGAACATCCTGATGAAGTTCTAGCTCATGCCGAGAAGGGTTTGGCTTCTTCGACCAACATTTATGGAGTCTCTCTTGAGGGGTGCAAACCACGTTTTTATTCATTACCAACAACCAAAAAAATTCTTATCAGAGACCTTAGAAGTTCGCATGTATCAAAATTCATAGCAATTGAGGGAATCGTAAGAAAAGTCACAGAAGTTCGCCCTAAAGTTGTTTCTGCTGCTTTTAGGTGCACAAACTGTAAAAATATAGTATATTCACCCCAAGATGATGCAACACTGAGGTATCCCTACGAGTGTAGGTGTGGTAGCAAAAGGTTTCAGTTTTTGCCTGAGAAGAGCATTTCTGTTGACAGCCAGAGAGTGAAAATTCAAGAGTATCCTGAAAATCTCAGGGGAGGTGAACAACCCCAGAGCATAGATGTAATACTCGAAGGAGACCTTACAGGTATCATAAATCCTGGAGACAGAGTTATTGTTAATGGTATTGTAAGAGCAAAGCCAAGAGGAATTCAACAAAAAATGCTAACTCTAATGGATTTATATATAGATGGAAATTCTATAGAAATGTTACAACAGGAATACGAGGAGTTTGAGATAACGGAAAAAGACAAAGAGGAGATAATAAAGCTTGCGAATAGCGACGACATTTATGAAAAGGTCGTAAAAACGATAGCACCTTCAATTTATGGGCATGAAGACATTAAACTTGCAATAGCGCTCCAGTTGTTTGGTGGAATTCCAAAAAAGCTTCCAGATGGGACGGAGATTAGAGGAGACGTTCATATACTGTTGGTAGGAGATCCGGGAGTGGCAAAGTCCCAGTTATTGAAATACGTTCACAGAATTGCTCCGAGAAGCGTTTATACTACCGGAAAAGGAACGACTTCCGCTGGCTTAACAGCAACTGCGGTAAGAGACGAAGTAGATGGCAGATGGACACTTGAAGCAGGTGCACTTGTTTTAGCTGATAAGGGCATTGCTCTCGTCGATGAGATAGACAAAATGCGCAAAGAGGATCGCTCAGCACTTCATGAAGCTTTGGAACAGCAAACGATAAGCATAGCAAAGGCAGGTATAAATGCAATCTTAAAGGCCAGATGTGCTCTACTTGCTGCAGCAAATCCGAAATTTGGTAGATTTGACAGATTTACTCCTGTAGCGGAACAAATAGACTTGTCTCCCACACTTTTATCAAGATTTGATTTGATTTTTATAATGACAGATGAGCCGGGAGAGGAAAGAGACAAACAGCTTGCAAGCCACATTTTGAGCATGCACCAGCTTGGAGAAATGCTTGAAAAATTCAAAGGTAGCTCACTTAGAGAAGATTTAAAATCCAAGATTGCTAAAATTGAGCCTGCAATAGACCCCGAACTTTTTAGAAAATATATAGCGTATGCAAAAAACATCTACCCGGTTTTGAGCGAAGAAGCAAAACAGAGAATTGAAGAATTCTACGTTTCGCTCCGCTCTAAAGCGAAAGATAACTCTCCTGTCCCGATCACCGCAAGACAACTTGAAAGCATCGTTCGACTTGCAGAAGCTTCTGCGAGAATCCGATTAAGCGACACTGTGACTGCAGAAGATGTCGAGAGAGTAATTGGGGTAGTTCAAAGATGTCTCGCTCAAATCGCTGTAGATCCAGAAACAGGGGCCTGGGACATCGATTATGCATATACGGGAACTTCTAAAAAGCAAAGAGATCGAATTTTCACGATAAAGAAAATAGTGGAAGAGCTTGAAGAATTCAATGAAAATGGAGCTCCAGAAGAAGAGATTATTAGAAAGGCAAAAGAAGAGGGTATTGATGAGGCCAAAACTCGGGAGATTCTTTCAAAACTCAAGATGATGGGCGAAACCTTCTGTCCAAAATACGGATTTTACAGGATAGTGAGAAGGGGATGA
- a CDS encoding PfkB family carbohydrate kinase produces MSDIIIFKFFGVNYDRSQKYETEEDIFKKRYEYPMISAHAPALVDYVYFIDVFPSAGGHAKIFNSAKFPGGAGANVVHNLATLGVDTALFTTLGKDDDAEFFIRNTKAKVFAEVTDKLTGKVFVFVDKKGERTFFVQPNAAEKPFVKVKSGEYLYVDPFPSELSFEIQKDVMENFGGFIILNPGYLYASIGFEKICELLKFVDMVIMSKSEFEMLKASVDDILRFVNYLIVTLGGEGSVCYTKSRKIYEKALKVKVVDTTGAGDAFSAGFLYGFINNQPLEVCLKLGNFCGAYNVERTGARAFPDPGTFKNFLANILK; encoded by the coding sequence TTGTCCGACATTATAATATTTAAATTTTTCGGTGTCAATTATGATAGAAGCCAAAAATACGAAACAGAAGAAGATATATTCAAGAAGAGATATGAGTATCCGATGATTTCTGCCCATGCTCCTGCGCTTGTCGACTACGTGTATTTCATTGACGTCTTTCCATCAGCTGGTGGACACGCTAAAATTTTTAATTCGGCTAAATTCCCCGGAGGAGCTGGAGCTAATGTCGTGCACAACTTGGCAACTCTGGGTGTTGATACAGCTCTTTTTACCACCCTTGGAAAAGACGATGATGCAGAATTCTTTATTAGAAACACAAAAGCCAAAGTATTTGCTGAAGTCACAGACAAGCTTACGGGTAAAGTTTTTGTTTTTGTCGACAAAAAAGGGGAAAGAACTTTTTTTGTTCAGCCAAATGCGGCTGAGAAACCTTTTGTGAAAGTAAAATCTGGGGAATATCTCTATGTTGACCCTTTTCCAAGCGAACTAAGTTTTGAAATTCAAAAAGACGTTATGGAAAACTTTGGAGGATTTATAATCCTTAATCCCGGGTATCTATACGCAAGTATAGGATTCGAAAAAATTTGTGAACTCTTAAAGTTTGTGGACATGGTTATAATGTCCAAAAGTGAATTTGAAATGCTAAAAGCCTCTGTTGACGACATTCTTAGATTTGTCAATTATCTCATAGTCACGCTTGGTGGTGAAGGAAGCGTTTGCTATACAAAATCCAGAAAAATTTATGAAAAGGCCTTAAAAGTCAAAGTTGTCGATACAACTGGCGCCGGGGATGCTTTTTCAGCCGGCTTTCTGTATGGTTTCATAAATAATCAGCCATTGGAAGTTTGTTTAAAACTTGGGAATTTCTGTGGGGCGTATAATGTGGAGAGAACTGGTGCTAGAGCTTTTCCTGATCCGGGGACCTTTAAAAATTTTCTCGCAAATATTTTAAAATGA
- the ftsZ gene encoding cell division protein FtsZ, with protein MKSIVSKAQQYLEQDRVRREEKVKEVKDFFEKPKIFVVGCGGCGNNTINRLSHMEDLDATTIAINTDKQHLLMTKADKRILIGRSLTRGLGAGGYPEVGRKAAELARGVLEEILADADMVFVCAGMGGGTGTGSAPVVAEIAKKQGAIVVGFAQTPFKVERARIAKAIQGLKELKENCDTVVVLDNNKLVEYYPNLPIDAAFSVMDQLIAETIKGLTDTITRPSLVNIDFADLKAIMGHGGVAVMLVGEAKAQDKAATVVKDCLSHPLLDVDYRGATGALVHISGGNDLTLKEAEEIIRNLTFELDDQANVIWGARISKEFEGFVRVVAIMTGIKDKIIVGSEEYEHLIEGPSEKKTIIKEIGVKKVEKRASSKVSIDTL; from the coding sequence ATGAAAAGTATAGTTAGTAAAGCCCAACAGTATTTGGAGCAGGATAGGGTTAGAAGAGAGGAGAAAGTTAAGGAAGTGAAGGACTTTTTTGAGAAGCCGAAAATTTTTGTGGTTGGTTGTGGAGGTTGTGGAAACAATACGATAAACAGGCTTTCGCACATGGAAGATCTCGATGCAACGACTATTGCAATAAATACGGATAAACAGCATCTTTTGATGACAAAAGCAGACAAAAGAATCCTGATAGGCAGAAGCCTCACAAGAGGGCTTGGTGCAGGAGGATATCCTGAAGTTGGAAGAAAGGCTGCAGAACTTGCCCGAGGTGTGCTTGAAGAAATTCTTGCAGATGCAGACATGGTCTTTGTCTGTGCAGGAATGGGTGGTGGAACTGGAACAGGTTCCGCCCCTGTAGTTGCTGAAATTGCCAAAAAACAGGGAGCGATAGTCGTTGGCTTTGCTCAAACTCCTTTTAAGGTTGAGAGAGCGAGAATTGCAAAGGCAATTCAGGGATTAAAGGAGCTTAAAGAAAATTGTGACACAGTAGTTGTATTGGATAACAATAAACTTGTCGAATACTATCCTAACCTGCCAATTGATGCCGCCTTTAGCGTTATGGACCAGTTGATAGCCGAAACAATAAAGGGTTTAACCGACACGATTACACGACCGTCACTCGTTAACATTGACTTTGCAGACCTAAAAGCGATAATGGGGCATGGTGGTGTGGCGGTGATGCTCGTTGGCGAAGCCAAGGCACAGGATAAAGCAGCGACTGTCGTTAAGGATTGCTTGTCGCATCCGCTACTCGACGTCGATTACCGCGGAGCAACCGGTGCACTGGTGCACATCTCTGGAGGAAACGATTTAACACTGAAAGAAGCTGAAGAAATAATAAGAAATCTCACATTCGAGTTGGACGATCAGGCGAATGTAATCTGGGGTGCAAGAATCTCGAAGGAATTTGAGGGCTTTGTGAGAGTCGTCGCCATAATGACGGGTATAAAGGACAAAATAATCGTTGGCAGTGAAGAATACGAGCACCTTATTGAAGGTCCCAGCGAAAAGAAGACGATAATAAAGGAGATCGGTGTTAAAAAGGTTGAAAAGAGAGCCTCAAGTAAAGTTTCAATAGACACTCTTTAA
- a CDS encoding ribbon-helix-helix protein, CopG family — MPATRKISIRLTEAQYAKLEVLVEIGEYTSVSEAIRAAIKKFIEDHKEQIEKASHLREFS, encoded by the coding sequence ATGCCTGCAACGAGAAAGATAAGCATAAGGCTAACAGAAGCCCAATACGCCAAGCTTGAAGTATTAGTTGAAATTGGGGAATATACCTCAGTGAGTGAAGCAATCAGAGCAGCGATAAAGAAATTCATTGAGGATCACAAGGAGCAGATCGAGAAGGCTTCCCACCTGCGGGAATTTAGTTAA
- a CDS encoding GMC family oxidoreductase N-terminal domain-containing protein, whose protein sequence is MPVDERVRYLDKLAKSRVGFIRNSYIILKLLSVFLYGERDEVKKEVGCFVSIPGKSVKKPKIEEEKIIEFNKNTDKLILKCDVAVIGSGAGGAVVAKELSEKGLKVLVFEEGFMPTLKGEVFDSLINTYRNSGFEMTIPTSISQPFILLPSGRCVGGTTVINEGTCFRTPDSVIEYWNSKFGLDIDLDEMHRYFDKIEKTLSVHRASIQLIGKASMKIASGCEKIGYSYFPLKKNVSQCEALGLCEFGCPIDAKRAMHVSYIPLATRSGATIYTGMKVKNIEFKGRLITKMSGDIKSRTGQLLGKFLVEAKYFILCAGAIQTPYLLLRNGIANSSGLVGKNLHIHPSFSLGGIFDEKLDGWKSISQSLAVDEFFEDGILFETTFLPLSIGLANNYLSDVSELVKSWDKIAFLGVMLSDEDSRGSVRVVAGKPLVLYNLGKKDLQKAQKALLEGCKILFYAGAKKVITPAYNFPIVKDLNEIKKIIPNGFVWSAYHPQGTCRMSKEPFMGVVDPYGKTHDFKNLYIADASIFPTSVRVNPMISIMGFAMRTADKISEEENV, encoded by the coding sequence ATGCCAGTTGATGAAAGAGTAAGATATCTTGATAAGCTGGCAAAGAGCAGAGTAGGGTTCATAAGAAACTCTTACATAATATTAAAGCTTCTATCAGTGTTTTTATATGGTGAAAGGGATGAAGTAAAAAAAGAGGTTGGATGTTTTGTTTCAATCCCAGGTAAAAGTGTAAAAAAGCCCAAAATCGAAGAAGAAAAAATAATTGAGTTTAATAAAAATACTGATAAGTTAATTCTAAAGTGCGATGTGGCGGTTATTGGATCGGGTGCAGGAGGAGCAGTGGTAGCAAAAGAACTTTCAGAAAAGGGACTTAAAGTGCTCGTGTTCGAAGAAGGTTTTATGCCCACACTAAAAGGAGAAGTTTTTGATTCTCTGATCAACACGTATAGAAACTCTGGTTTTGAAATGACTATTCCAACTTCAATCTCACAACCTTTCATTCTTCTACCATCTGGAAGATGTGTTGGTGGGACAACAGTAATAAACGAGGGGACATGTTTTAGAACGCCAGACAGTGTTATAGAATATTGGAACTCGAAGTTCGGTTTGGACATAGATTTGGATGAAATGCATAGATATTTTGACAAGATCGAGAAAACACTCAGCGTCCATCGGGCTTCCATTCAGTTAATAGGAAAAGCATCGATGAAGATAGCTTCGGGATGCGAAAAAATTGGCTATTCTTACTTTCCTCTAAAAAAGAACGTATCACAGTGCGAAGCTTTAGGTTTATGCGAGTTTGGGTGTCCTATAGACGCAAAGAGAGCTATGCATGTTAGCTACATTCCATTAGCAACGAGGTCTGGTGCTACGATCTACACCGGTATGAAAGTCAAAAACATAGAGTTTAAAGGAAGACTCATAACTAAAATGAGTGGAGACATCAAAAGCAGAACAGGTCAACTTCTTGGAAAATTCCTTGTGGAGGCAAAATACTTCATTCTGTGTGCTGGAGCTATTCAGACTCCATATTTGCTGCTTAGAAATGGTATTGCTAATTCGAGCGGATTAGTTGGCAAGAATTTACACATTCATCCAAGTTTCTCTCTTGGAGGTATTTTTGATGAAAAATTAGATGGCTGGAAATCCATTTCCCAGAGTCTGGCCGTAGATGAATTTTTTGAGGATGGAATTCTTTTTGAAACGACTTTTTTACCTTTGAGTATCGGACTTGCGAATAATTATCTTTCAGATGTTTCTGAACTCGTGAAGTCATGGGATAAAATCGCTTTTCTTGGAGTTATGTTGAGTGATGAAGACTCAAGGGGTTCTGTCAGAGTGGTTGCTGGAAAGCCTTTGGTTTTATATAATCTTGGCAAAAAAGATTTGCAAAAAGCTCAAAAAGCACTCTTAGAAGGTTGTAAGATTCTTTTCTATGCAGGAGCCAAGAAAGTGATCACTCCCGCTTACAACTTTCCAATTGTGAAAGATTTAAACGAGATAAAGAAAATAATTCCAAATGGCTTTGTGTGGAGCGCCTATCACCCTCAAGGGACATGTAGAATGAGCAAGGAACCGTTTATGGGTGTTGTAGATCCATATGGGAAAACACATGATTTTAAAAATTTATATATAGCGGATGCGAGTATATTTCCCACTAGTGTTAGGGTTAATCCAATGATTAGTATAATGGGTTTTGCTATGAGAACTGCAGATAAGATTTCGGAGGAGGAAAATGTCTGA